From Methanobacterium petrolearium, a single genomic window includes:
- a CDS encoding DUF2085 domain-containing protein: MSSLICHRIPERTFKIKGHCFPVCSRCTGFYIGSFFYYIIAYFVYVEYTIFLIFLAILMTMPSLLDGFTQLIELRESNNILRLLTGLIGGVGLAILIKALKWMIIMF, encoded by the coding sequence ATTTCTAGTTTAATCTGTCACAGAATCCCTGAAAGGACATTCAAAATTAAAGGACATTGTTTTCCAGTTTGTTCAAGATGTACAGGGTTTTACATTGGTTCTTTTTTCTATTACATCATAGCTTATTTTGTTTATGTGGAATATACAATCTTTTTAATTTTTTTGGCCATTTTAATGACTATGCCCTCATTATTAGATGGTTTCACCCAATTAATTGAGTTGAGGGAAAGTAACAATATATTAAGATTATTAACCGGTTTAATAGGGGGTGTTGGACTAGCAATATTAATTAAAGCTCTTAAATGGATGATAATAATGTTTTGA
- a CDS encoding zinc ribbon domain-containing protein, whose translation MTKICPKCNKVNADSSQFCENCGEELSNPAKKPIKSGGFGEWWGKQGSGVKSGIIIAGICCIGLIVIIGLVGMTSPDASTTDNTSTDTNTDTNSDTTDTNTDTTATENPTEVTINQLYGSNIKEGTLVKVTGTVLQSDGYSLRMENTDGQDILVQGWDLSAYEDQSVTVVGTFIGPTSYETTIGSSRTVPTIDDAEIA comes from the coding sequence ATGACAAAAATTTGTCCTAAGTGTAACAAAGTAAATGCAGATTCATCACAATTCTGTGAAAACTGTGGTGAAGAATTATCAAACCCCGCCAAAAAACCAATTAAAAGCGGAGGATTCGGTGAGTGGTGGGGTAAACAAGGTTCCGGTGTTAAATCAGGTATAATAATAGCAGGAATTTGTTGTATAGGATTAATAGTAATAATTGGTCTGGTAGGAATGACCTCTCCTGATGCTTCAACAACAGATAACACAAGCACCGATACAAATACTGATACCAATAGCGATACAACAGATACAAATACTGATACAACAGCCACTGAAAACCCTACTGAAGTTACAATTAACCAATTATACGGGTCTAACATTAAAGAAGGAACACTTGTAAAGGTTACTGGAACTGTTCTACAATCAGATGGTTATAGTCTTAGGATGGAAAACACTGATGGTCAGGATATATTGGTTCAGGGATGGGATTTAAGTGCATATGAAGATCAGAGTGTTACTGTAGTTGGAACATTTATAGGTCCGACTTCATATGAAACAACAATTGGTAGTTCAAGAACCGTGCCCACTATAGACGATGCGGAAATAGCATAG
- a CDS encoding zinc-ribbon domain-containing protein → MVYCHNCGTKNDDDAEFCSKCGEPLKEVSDYGGRRRPRRDDRYYRERHECFGLPHGNIIGPLIAGVILILLGLASFTGFKNIWTYIWPAIIIIVGLLIIVGAIYGTQRRN, encoded by the coding sequence ATGGTTTACTGTCATAATTGCGGAACAAAAAATGATGATGATGCTGAGTTTTGCTCCAAATGTGGGGAGCCTTTAAAAGAGGTTAGTGACTATGGAGGACGACGCCGACCCCGACGTGATGACAGATATTATCGTGAAAGACATGAGTGTTTCGGACTTCCCCATGGTAATATTATTGGTCCGTTAATTGCAGGGGTCATTCTAATCTTATTAGGTTTGGCTTCATTCACCGGATTCAAAAACATTTGGACCTATATCTGGCCTGCAATAATCATTATTGTAGGGCTGTTAATAATAGTAGGTGCAATCTACGGTACCCAGAGAAGGAACTAA